Below is a genomic region from Candidatus Poribacteria bacterium.
GGCAGACCTATTCGCTTGATGATGAAGAGCTTTCTATTGATGAGCCGACAGCCGTTGATTTATGGAGTAATCCCGAATGGGAGATTGAGGAAAAAGATCGGCATCGGGTTATTCGTGAGGCAATAGATCAACTTTCGCCAAAACAGAAAGCTGTTTTTATGTTGAATCGCTATCAAGGATTACAGATTAAAGAGATTACTGAAGTGCTTGGAATGGCAGAGGGGACAGTGAAGATTCACCTGCACCGTGCGGTAAAAAAACTGCAAACTTTGTTACTACCCCTCTGGGAGACAAACGATATTTAGGTCCGAATTAGATGCGAAATAGATGATGAACGACATAAGCAAAGTAGATAATACTGTTTTGGTTGTAACACCCCTTGGTAGTAGATTGCGCAGACCAATAAAATGCCTTTCAAGCGAATTGAGGTTATAGATGGATTGGTAGGCGAAGTTAGCATAGATAATGAAAGATCTTAGAATTATCGAAGCCAAGGAATCACAAAGGGAAATTCTCCAACAGCTGCTTGAACTCTATCAATATGACCTGAGCATTGTAACTGATGATGATGTTGACCCGTTCGGTTTATATGGCTATTCATATCTTGACTGTTACTGGATGGAAGAAAAAAGATACCCCTACTTGTTCCTGTTTCGAGAATCTCTTGCTGGATTTGCGCTTGTTAATAAGGTGAATTGGCTGCCTGAGAATGATGGCGCACATTCCATAGCGGAGTTTTTTATTCTGAACAAATATAGGAGGCGAGGTATCGGAACCGTAGCAGCACAATATGTCATTGACCATTTTCCCGGAAAATGGGAAATCAGAATCCTTCGTGAGAATCAGTCCGCAATCCAGTTCTGGAGGCTGGTAATCAATAATCTGACCTCCGGACAGTTTGTCGAACGGATTCCGGATCCGCACGTGTGGCGTGGTCCTGTATTCTCATTTAAGAATGTAACTGCTGAATCGTCATTTCCCAAGGAGTTTGCCGAATGAAACAATGCAAACAGTTAGAAAAAATCTACACCGAATATATTTGTGAGTTGCTCAATGAGAAGGAGACTACCCGTATTGAGGAACACCTACGCGGTTGCCCTGCTTGTGCCCACGAAGTTGAAGCCTTGCAAAGAACTCTGCGCTTGGCTGCAGAGGCAGAGGAGATGCCAATCCCGCCTGCCGTTCTTGATAACATTGAGAAGAATGTCTACAAACGTCTGGCGACGGAATCTCCGTCCACTAAACGGGTACATTTGCTCTCGAAAGTTGTTGCTATCTTTCGATTGTCCGGTACGAAGCGCCGTCCTGCTTGGATTTTTCGCAGCGCGCTAGCGACCCTTGCACTAGTGATTAGTATTTCGATTGCCACGGTTTTTATCAACCAAGATCAATCGTCAAATGTTCAAATCAGTGCCATTCCGATACAATCTCCTCACGAAAGAATTAAAACGTATCAACAAGCGGAGATCTGGAATAACACCACTGAAGCGCTTGAAACAAGACATTTGAAGGATAATGACCGGTTGGCAACGCTCCAATTGCTGGTATTGACAGAGCAGGCTCCTTAAAACAACATTGCTCTGAATCCCGATCGAACTAGTCTGGGGAGGGATATAAGAATGGAAGGATCCATATTGGGTTATTCGCAATATGTTTTGCGTCTGAGATGGTTCTTTTGTGTTGTTGCTTTTTGCCTGATGCTGTTCGCTATCGTGGAGGCGCAGGCTCAGAATATAGCCACGCTGCTTGAAAGGGGTAAGTATCATGAGACAGCACAGCTCCTTGAGAAGCTAGCTGATTCGACAGACAGTGTAGAGCAACTTTGCGGGATTTACGAAAAATTGGGGGATATCTATTACGCCTATACCCATCAATATCCTCAAGCGTTAAGTGTCTACGACAAGATTATCCAATTGAGCAGCAAAGGGGCGACCGCAGAAGATCTGTTCCTCGGTTATATCAAGAAAGGCGATGTGTATTGTCGGATGGGAAAATACGAGGAAGCAATTCAGACCTACCGGACTTTTGCTGATCAGTTCCCCCCCGCACACCTTGCGCATAAAACCGGCTTGCGAAAAATTCATAGCATTCAAACCGCCCTTGATGATTTGCAAGAGCAACAGCGCGTCATCCAAGAGCATAAGGCGACTCCCCTTGCAATTGAAGCGCGATTCCATATTGCGGAGTTGTACCGCAGCCCCTATCAACTGAACCGACCTGAAAAAGCGATCGAGGTATATGAGGAGATCTTGGAGCGGCGCGGGGACACGAAGCTCGCCTCTGAAGCACAATGGCGCATCGGGAATCTACGAGATAAGGTCTTGAATCAGCCGGTGCTAGCGATCGAAGCGTACCAGAAGGTTGTGGACAACTACCATGGGGTGAGCCTTTTTGCAGCGGAGGCGTTTTTTCAGATTGGACGCATTCATCTAGAACGGGGACGATATGACCGGGCTGTGGAGGCTTTTGAACAGCTCTCAGAGAAGCACCCTGACTTCTGGAAGATGCACGCAGTTTTCTATTGGTCAGGTATCTGTTACGAAAAATTGCGGGACTGTCGGCGAGCGATTGATG
It encodes:
- a CDS encoding RNA polymerase sigma factor, producing MDRMVEDEMLVAQFQAGRLDAFDDLMKRYKGQIYAYLLRSVKNYEDAEELTIEVFFKAYRALDTWKPQARFSTWLYKIAHNLSIDFHRAKSRRQTYSLDDEELSIDEPTAVDLWSNPEWEIEEKDRHRVIREAIDQLSPKQKAVFMLNRYQGLQIKEITEVLGMAEGTVKIHLHRAVKKLQTLLLPLWETNDI
- a CDS encoding GNAT family N-acetyltransferase, whose protein sequence is MKDLRIIEAKESQREILQQLLELYQYDLSIVTDDDVDPFGLYGYSYLDCYWMEEKRYPYLFLFRESLAGFALVNKVNWLPENDGAHSIAEFFILNKYRRRGIGTVAAQYVIDHFPGKWEIRILRENQSAIQFWRLVINNLTSGQFVERIPDPHVWRGPVFSFKNVTAESSFPKEFAE